From the genome of Aspergillus oryzae RIB40 DNA, chromosome 4:
CTACATCCCCGAGTGGCCGGGCatcgagaagttcaagggAATTGTCCACCACTCGTCCTTTTGGCCAGATGAGAAAATCGACGTTCGTGGCAAGCGCTGCGCGATCATTGGCACTGGCGCCTCTGGTGTGCAAGTGACCCAGGCCTGGGGACCGGAGGCTGGGGAGCTCAAGGTTTTCCAGCGCACGCCAAACCTGGCAGTGCCCATGCGCAAGCGATCTCTCACGGtggaagaacaagagggCGCCAAGGCGTTCTATCCCGAACTTTTCAGGTATCGCGAGAAATGCTTTGCGGGGTTCCTGTACACCTGGTGTGAGCGTGGTGTATTTGAAGATAGCGAAGAGGAGCGAGAACAATTTTTGGAAAAGCTGTGGAGTGACGGTGGATTTCGGTATTGGGTGGCGAATTATAAGGACTATCTATATGACGCCAAGGCGAATCGCGTCGTCTATGATttctggaggaagaaggtgcGTGAGCGCATTAATGACCCCAAGGACCAAGAGCTCCTGGCACCTTCGGAGCCACCACATCCTTGGGGAGTGAAGCGCCCTTGCTTGGAATATGACTACTATGAGCAGTTTAACCGGCCCAATGTGGATTTggttgatatcaaagacaaTAGCATTGTGGACTTCACGGAAAAGGGCATCAAGCTGCAAGATGGAACAGAATATGAATTCGACGTTGTGTGTATCGCCACTGGATTTGATATCACGACCGGGGGCATGACCAGCATGGGACTTCACAGCATCCATGGCGATAGCCtcaaagaggaatggaaatcTGGTGCCTTCACCTATCTTGGCATGACCGTCAGTGGTTACCCCAATATGTTCCATCTGTACGGGCCGCATGGCCCAACGTTGCTGAGCAATGGCCCTACAACAGTTGAGATCCAAGGGCGGTGGATTGCAGatgccatcaagcagatggagCGTCAAGGTATTAAGTACATCAATCCGACCGCAAAGGCTGCCAAAGAATGGAAGGCCAAGATCAATGAACTTTCGGACAAGACACTCTTCCCTACCACGAAGTCCACCTACATGGGTGGTAGCATGCCCGGAAAGGTCTTTGAGCAGGTCAACTACGCCGGAGGGGAGTACCCGTATTCCAAGGAGATCCGAGCAGTCCTTCCCAAGTTTAATGGATTTGATATCGTCAAACGCTGAAGTGGGTGGACATTTGGAGGCAATGCTTGGTGTTCCACTGTCCCATGACCTCTAATAACCTTTGGTAGCTTGCAATCCATGACTGATCAGGTTTTCTGGAGTCTTCATTGTAGCATCCCGGCCACAAAGAACAAGTCGTAGCCAGTGGGATTTGACAGGCTGAAAGTGACCTCAAGCGTAAGCATATCACGAACTATTAATTTAAAAGTAACCCCGACCCGATCTATACCCCGCAAACCCCCGCATTTCCCCAGCTTAGTCCGTACTTTATTATCTCTCGGATCCATGTTCACCTGAACTATTCTCCCAGAAACGGCCTACCTTGCTGTCGACTATAACATATTGCTGCAAATTATGTCTTATCGTCGCCGTCAGCATCGTAGTTGTGATCAATGTCGTAAAGGCAAGAGAGCATGCGATGCCCTCCTGGCTGACGAGCTTGAACGGAGTTCCAACACTGCTGCTCGACAGGCGTACAATCACTCGTGCTCCAATTGCagaaaatacaaaagaaaatgcacGTTCGACTGGCTCTTGAGTCACAAGGAATCCCGGCATGCTCATAGCAAGAGAGCCAGAAATATCGCTATCGCCCTCTCGCGGCAGGTGAACGATTGTTCCCCTCATTCCTCTCAACAAACCTCCACTAGGCGCAATCCTACAGAGCTCCCTCTGCAAAACATCGAGGATTGCGAATGGCCAACGTCTGTTAGGGACCCGCTTTTGCCGTTGCCACAAGACGAGGAACTAGATGCGGACTGGTTAACTTGGGGATGCCTCAACGACGCAGTGTCCATCTCTCCTCTAAGCGCCGACATGACTCTCAATGGGGATAGGCACGTCAATCCTAACCAGACACCACAAATGAGTAGTCAATGGAACTCTGTCGGGGCCGGCCAGGCATGGCAAAGTATCGGTCAAACTTCACTGCTCGACACGATGAACAGTTCTATAACTTCGTCGCAATTCAAGGATACACCCGACTCTCGATCATTTGAGACATGGGATATCAGTTCTGAGCTCCCGCTTCACGGTCTTCCACCTACCGAAGGACGTGGTGTGTCGATGCCAACAAACACTACACTGTGTGTGGGCTCAAACCAATTAGCACACAATTATGCGCACTCCATGATGACGCGCAACCTAATTCACATTTATAACGACAGTATGGAAAATGCATTGAGCTGTTGGCTGACCGAGCGTAATTGTCCCTACAGTGCCCGGGGGTACGTTGACAAAACAGGGCCGAAGACAGGTCCTTATACCACGAATAGGATCTACAGACGAATTTGCCTCTTGGATAGGGCATGCTCATCCATCCCGGGTCGACGTCTCACGAGTGTGGAGAGTAGAACAGCAACACAGACACTTCATGCTGTCATTATGGCATTCGCTTGTCAGTGGCTGGAGAGGCCTTCAGCTGACAAGGATATCCCAataccatcatcttcagcccACCACGAAAGTGGCATGCGTGAGGGTCTCTGGAATGAAGCGCGTCATGCACTGGAGAATTCGAGAGCAATTCCATCGTTCCGCGTAGCCTTTGCCAATATATTGTTTTCGCTGGCGCAACGACCCCTACAcgttgaagaaggaatggagCTCGACGAGCTCTTAGATCACGATCCTGCCCCAATGTATCTCGAAACGGCGCTTAGGCAGCTGTTTACTTTTCGTTCTAGATTGATTAAGCTTCGGCGGCAAGGTCCCAACCGAGCGCTCGAGCAATGCTGCAAGGAGAGCAAAGGGGATAAAAGCACCCATCAGTTGAGCCAAATCGATCTGATGCTGAAGGACTCTGAAACCCATCACACTTTCGATCTTCTATTCTGGCTGGGCATCATGTTTGATACGTTGACAGCTGTCATATATCAACGTCCCCCGGTCATTTCCGATGAGGACAGTCAGATCATACGCCCCCGGTCACGCTTCTCGTTTCCGGACGCCGTTGATCTGGATGGATGGGATATTAGCTCCTATTCCGCTAGCCGACGTGAAGAAAGTGTATGGGgcgatctttttcttcgcaaACGTAACATGCTCCACAATCTCAACCAGGCCCGCTGGCCTTGTTCTTACGAGGAGGCAGCAGAAGTCTTA
Proteins encoded in this window:
- a CDS encoding flavin-containing monooxygenase (predicted flavoprotein involved in K+ transport) — encoded protein: MPVRRELADNATRGPTDGNYADELDVDVLIVGAGFGGIYSLYEMRKLGLKAVIYEAGNDIGGTWRWNCYPGAGVDSEVPEYQLSIPETWKDWTWSTNYPNYEDLRKYFDHVDKVLDIKKDCAFNSVVVGAHFHTVEGRWHIRTADGRTARAKYFIIAAGFAAKRYIPEWPGIEKFKGIVHHSSFWPDEKIDVRGKRCAIIGTGASGVQVTQAWGPEAGELKVFQRTPNLAVPMRKRSLTVEEQEGAKAFYPELFRYREKCFAGFLYTWCERGVFEDSEEEREQFLEKLWSDGGFRYWVANYKDYLYDAKANRVVYDFWRKKVRERINDPKDQELLAPSEPPHPWGVKRPCLEYDYYEQFNRPNVDLVDIKDNSIVDFTEKGIKLQDGTEYEFDVVCIATGFDITTGGMTSMGLHSIHGDSLKEEWKSGAFTYLGMTVSGYPNMFHLYGPHGPTLLSNGPTTVEIQGRWIADAIKQMERQGIKYINPTAKAAKEWKAKINELSDKTLFPTTKSTYMGGSMPGKVFEQVNYAGGEYPYSKEIRAVLPKFNGFDIVKR
- a CDS encoding Zn(II)2Cys6 transcription factor domain-containing protein (predicted protein), which translates into the protein MSYRRRQHRSCDQCRKGKRACDALLADELERSSNTAARQAYNHSCSNCRKYKRKCTFDWLLSHKESRHAHSKRARNIAIALSRQVNDCSPHSSQQTSTRRNPTELPLQNIEDCEWPTSVRDPLLPLPQDEELDADWLTWGCLNDAVSISPLSADMTLNGDRHVNPNQTPQMSSQWNSVGAGQAWQSIGQTSLLDTMNSSITSSQFKDTPDSRSFETWDISSELPLHGLPPTEGRGVSMPTNTTLCVGSNQLAHNYAHSMMTRNLIHIYNDSMENALSCWLTERNCPYSARGYVDKTGPKTGPYTTNRIYRRICLLDRACSSIPGRRLTSVESRTATQTLHAVIMAFACQWLERPSADKDIPIPSSSAHHESGMREGLWNEARHALENSRAIPSFRVAFANILFSLAQRPLHVEEGMELDELLDHDPAPMYLETALRQLFTFRSRLIKLRRQGPNRALEQCCKESKGDKSTHQLSQIDLMLKDSETHHTFDLLFWLGIMFDTLTAVIYQRPPVISDEDSQIIRPRSRFSFPDAVDLDGWDISSYSASRREESVWGDLFLRKRNMLHNLNQARWPCSYEEAAEVLSDAAPVKVLLFRRINHINTLVCRGGEAGAIEEAIHSALLVYEYWNSTYKQFMLDCLSHHTELPARIQSWYLVLAGHWHLAAMLLADTVEDIDQARLGQNSQAEHRYTTGLISVLRHENAFAVGGLAQYSYDLQGSSHPKLRNFHDSVNQAASLTEPWTAVLIHSFRKAGTILIREIGKLQCGYQMQQESFMLAYQRCEHCVKALQCLGRKSDMALAAAQSLSDSLNMTLFRSSPIDSYHMCAL